The proteins below come from a single Balneolaceae bacterium genomic window:
- a CDS encoding response regulator, whose product MEEKIYILVVEDEPEVLDAIVRDISDFESHFVIEMADTAEEAREIIQSILKEGDQIGLILCDHVLPGDNGVELLVEMQHAPETESTQKVLITGQAGLDETVRAVNEADLKHYIAKPWEKEKLVEIVRNQLTDYVLEHVSNPMQYMAVLDGEKIAEQIRKGKSVTDK is encoded by the coding sequence ATGGAAGAAAAAATCTACATATTGGTTGTTGAAGATGAGCCCGAAGTACTGGATGCCATCGTACGGGATATATCGGATTTTGAATCGCACTTTGTGATAGAGATGGCCGATACGGCGGAAGAAGCCCGGGAGATTATTCAATCCATTTTAAAAGAGGGAGATCAGATCGGGTTGATATTGTGCGATCACGTTTTGCCGGGAGATAATGGTGTTGAACTGCTTGTGGAGATGCAGCATGCACCAGAAACCGAATCAACCCAAAAAGTGCTCATTACAGGTCAGGCCGGACTGGATGAAACCGTTCGTGCAGTGAACGAGGCTGATCTGAAACATTACATCGCCAAACCGTGGGAGAAAGAGAAACTGGTTGAAATTGTTAGAAATCAGTTAACTGATTATGTGCTTGAACATGTGTCTAACCCCATGCAGTATATGGCAGTATTAGATGGCGAAAAAATTGCCGAACAGATCAGAAAGGGAAAAAGTGTAACGGACAAATAG
- a CDS encoding ATP-binding protein, whose amino-acid sequence MSFKLSKRWIEDKKLVTNLIQRVFDETGESEKFVHKIDKGVTLFEEGDVLNDIYILLDGVVELYKKKPHTGVNFPVIRLEYGSLIGIIAFTTGKPSLTTAITSEPSTVLKIPEPEIRLLLKRDERMKEYIDEIILANLSERFKSNISLQIKLDSVNNKLREERNELKKAYQELKEAQDRLIYQEKMATLGQLVAGFAHEVNNPTASLLRSTETLEDRISELINRGDQDPENQEFVRKIYEAGKKSGYPDTATLRERSRELRAYFPEVKASQLRLLAQLPADLVPDFQSEKITNTDDLEFYLHYFELGKMFQNIESAGNRISGLVKSLKSYSRTDTDQQWELIDIREGIHDTLQLTSNRIKYYDIQIHLDEVPKIRANPAALNQVWTNIILNAADSMGKNGSLVIECNSDHEQIQVTIRDSGPGIPEEIIDKIFDSNFSTKKSDLKFGLGLGLSISKDIIQQHGGTISAENAPEGGAVFTVILPVE is encoded by the coding sequence ATGAGTTTTAAATTAAGTAAACGATGGATCGAGGATAAAAAGCTCGTCACAAATCTCATACAAAGAGTATTTGATGAAACCGGAGAGTCGGAAAAATTTGTTCATAAAATCGACAAGGGGGTCACTCTTTTCGAAGAAGGGGATGTTCTGAATGATATTTACATCCTGCTGGATGGTGTTGTTGAGTTGTACAAGAAAAAGCCACATACAGGGGTAAACTTCCCTGTCATTCGCCTGGAATATGGGTCACTGATCGGTATTATTGCGTTTACTACGGGAAAGCCATCCCTTACTACAGCCATAACATCGGAACCTTCAACGGTCCTCAAAATTCCCGAACCAGAGATACGGTTATTGCTGAAACGTGATGAGCGGATGAAGGAGTACATTGACGAAATCATCCTGGCAAATCTGTCTGAGCGTTTTAAAAGCAATATCAGTCTGCAGATAAAGCTGGATTCTGTCAATAATAAATTGCGGGAAGAGAGGAACGAACTCAAAAAAGCATACCAGGAGTTAAAAGAAGCTCAGGACCGGCTGATCTACCAGGAAAAAATGGCTACACTGGGGCAGTTGGTGGCGGGGTTTGCGCACGAGGTGAATAATCCCACGGCATCTCTTCTGCGGTCAACAGAAACACTGGAAGATCGAATTTCTGAGTTGATTAACCGCGGTGATCAGGATCCCGAAAATCAGGAATTTGTCCGTAAAATTTACGAGGCCGGTAAAAAATCCGGTTATCCTGATACAGCTACCCTTCGTGAACGATCGAGGGAATTGAGAGCATATTTTCCTGAAGTGAAGGCTTCACAACTTCGTTTGTTAGCTCAGCTTCCCGCAGATCTTGTCCCTGATTTTCAATCTGAAAAAATAACCAATACAGACGATCTGGAATTTTATCTTCACTATTTCGAACTGGGAAAGATGTTCCAGAATATAGAATCGGCGGGAAATCGTATTTCGGGTTTGGTAAAAAGCCTGAAGAGTTACAGCCGAACGGATACTGATCAACAGTGGGAGCTGATCGACATTCGGGAGGGTATCCACGATACGCTGCAACTAACGAGTAATCGAATCAAATACTATGATATTCAGATCCACCTGGATGAAGTTCCAAAAATTCGGGCAAATCCAGCGGCACTGAACCAGGTTTGGACAAACATTATTCTGAATGCTGCTGATTCTATGGGAAAAAATGGTTCACTGGTTATTGAATGCAATTCTGATCATGAACAGATTCAGGTTACTATCCGGGATTCAGGTCCCGGTATTCCCGAAGAGATTATCGACAAAATTTTTGATTCCAATTTCTCGACAAAAAAATCGGATCTGAAATTTGGTCTCGGACTGGGGCTTTCCATTTCTAAAGATATCATCCAACAACATGGGGGTACCATTTCTGCTGAAAATGCGCCTGAAGGGGGAGCTGTTTTTACGGTTATTCTGCCTGTGGAATAA
- a CDS encoding SMP-30/gluconolactonase/LRE family protein, producing the protein MKSNNLFFFSISVLVVLLLGSCAQTESNESLFEDGPELITTGYQFTEGPYWHPDGYLIFSDIPANTVYKWTPGSPDTEVYIDSSGNSNGITAMPDGTLILAQHAGKVSMVNENMELVPLAEEYNGMRLNSPNDAVVRSDGLIYFTDPTFGVSDEDQELDITGVYRINSDTTLTLLYEEIALPNGIAFSPDESYLYVADSENGQITRFDLLENGDVENPTEFANIGAMTDMGGADGMTVDADGRLYTTGPNGLIVFDSQGNQLEQIEFDQQVTNVTFGGADGNELFITSMDDVYRVRVNK; encoded by the coding sequence ATGAAATCAAATAACCTATTTTTCTTTTCAATCTCAGTTCTTGTTGTTTTACTGTTGGGCTCTTGTGCTCAAACCGAATCAAACGAATCACTTTTTGAGGACGGTCCGGAGTTGATAACCACGGGGTATCAGTTTACGGAGGGACCGTACTGGCACCCGGACGGATACCTGATCTTTAGTGACATACCGGCGAACACCGTTTATAAGTGGACTCCCGGCAGTCCCGATACTGAGGTATATATCGATTCCTCCGGGAATTCAAACGGGATTACCGCCATGCCGGACGGGACGTTAATTTTAGCGCAACATGCAGGTAAAGTATCAATGGTAAACGAGAATATGGAACTGGTACCCCTTGCTGAAGAGTATAATGGAATGCGGCTCAACAGTCCGAATGATGCAGTGGTCCGTTCTGATGGATTGATCTACTTTACCGACCCCACTTTTGGTGTGTCTGACGAAGATCAAGAGCTGGATATCACAGGTGTTTATCGTATTAATTCGGATACCACCCTAACACTGCTTTATGAAGAGATTGCCCTTCCGAATGGTATTGCATTCTCACCGGATGAATCCTACCTCTATGTCGCTGATTCAGAAAACGGACAAATAACCCGGTTTGATCTGCTTGAGAATGGAGATGTCGAAAATCCAACTGAATTTGCAAATATCGGGGCTATGACCGATATGGGCGGTGCTGACGGAATGACGGTTGATGCAGATGGCCGTCTCTATACAACCGGCCCAAACGGATTGATTGTGTTCGATTCGCAAGGAAACCAGCTTGAACAGATCGAATTTGATCAACAGGTTACAAATGTGACGTTTGGCGGTGCGGATGGCAATGAACTGTTTATTACTTCTATGGATGACGTATATAGAGTTCGTGTGAATAAATAA
- a CDS encoding DUF1684 domain-containing protein, with amino-acid sequence MLNTNLLIDKFPSIILVILLVGLSACKKKDLGPAEVSDNYVQEVKAWKQDRVESLKSPTGWLRLDGMFWLDEGENSFGSGENQDIQFPESTIPEMAGTLTYENGRVLMNAAKDVPIMHEGEPVSEMVLYDGENQNTPHVEYGSLEWFVIVREDLVGIRLFNKDNEKADQFTGFDSYPIDEKWNRRARFIPNPEGSAMSIVNVLGQQLDVASPGVLEFSIDGKIYTLDAIDSDDDMFLIVGDQTNKTETYQAGRYIYVDFPEEGSQYTNIDFNKIYNPPCAFNVFTTCQLPPPQNQLDVAIKAGEKRAENWQGLH; translated from the coding sequence ATGCTCAACACAAATCTTCTGATAGATAAATTTCCCTCAATCATATTGGTAATTCTTTTGGTGGGTTTATCCGCTTGCAAGAAGAAAGACCTGGGGCCGGCCGAGGTTTCGGATAATTACGTTCAGGAGGTTAAAGCTTGGAAGCAGGATCGGGTGGAGAGTCTCAAATCTCCCACCGGATGGCTTCGGCTTGATGGGATGTTTTGGCTCGATGAGGGAGAAAACAGCTTTGGCAGCGGAGAGAATCAGGATATTCAATTCCCGGAAAGTACCATTCCCGAAATGGCAGGCACCCTTACCTATGAAAATGGCCGGGTTTTGATGAATGCAGCTAAAGATGTACCCATTATGCATGAAGGTGAACCGGTCTCTGAAATGGTTTTGTATGATGGAGAAAATCAAAACACACCCCATGTTGAGTATGGAAGCCTGGAGTGGTTTGTAATTGTAAGAGAAGATTTGGTGGGTATTCGGCTTTTCAATAAAGACAATGAAAAGGCAGACCAGTTTACAGGATTTGATTCCTATCCCATTGATGAGAAATGGAACCGGCGTGCTCGATTCATTCCCAATCCCGAGGGTTCTGCAATGTCCATCGTAAATGTTTTGGGGCAGCAGCTTGACGTTGCATCGCCGGGCGTATTAGAGTTCAGTATTGACGGAAAAATTTATACTCTTGATGCGATTGACAGTGACGACGACATGTTTTTGATTGTGGGGGATCAAACGAATAAAACCGAAACGTACCAGGCCGGCCGATATATTTACGTTGATTTTCCGGAAGAGGGATCTCAATATACCAACATCGATTTTAATAAAATCTACAATCCACCTTGTGCATTTAATGTATTTACTACCTGCCAGCTCCCGCCGCCTCAAAATCAGCTGGACGTAGCCATTAAAGCCGGTGAAAAACGAGCCGAAAACTGGCAGGGCCTTCATTAA
- a CDS encoding dipeptidase, protein MNKLQDYIDANKEKFREELFDLLRIPSISTSSKNKDDVKKAAQFLVNQLKEIGLDDVTIHETKGHPIITAERCPHEDQPTVLVYGHYDVQPSDPDEMWNSPPFEPTVKEGRVYARGASDDKGQSFTHIKAVEAYMKTGTELPVNVKFILEGEEEIGSPHLIPFIKDHKGLLSCDMVLISDTAMFGEDQPSITYGLRGLAYLEIEVTGPYRDLHSGVYGGAVQNPANLLCEMIAKLKNSDGKISIPGFYDDVEPLTDEEREVIHELPFDEEEFKKSLSLNEVDGEEGYSSHERATVRPSLDVNGLWSGYQGEGAKTVLPSNAGAKVSMRLVPNQDPKKVAKQFTEYIHSLTPNTVEVEVMEHHGGHPIVIDLDFYGLKAAAKAFEDVYQKEVLFSREGGSIPIVADFKKVLGVNSILMGFGLTKDALHSPNESFSLKDFHRGIKTSARFFEILPDFVE, encoded by the coding sequence ATGAATAAGCTGCAAGATTATATAGACGCTAATAAAGAGAAGTTTAGAGAAGAACTTTTTGATCTGCTTCGAATCCCCAGTATAAGTACCTCCTCAAAAAACAAAGATGACGTTAAGAAAGCTGCACAGTTTCTTGTCAACCAGCTTAAAGAGATCGGGCTGGATGATGTAACCATACACGAAACGAAGGGCCATCCAATAATTACCGCTGAAAGGTGTCCCCATGAGGATCAGCCCACTGTTTTGGTGTACGGACATTACGATGTACAACCATCTGATCCGGATGAAATGTGGAATTCACCCCCGTTTGAGCCAACTGTAAAAGAGGGTCGTGTTTATGCACGAGGTGCCAGTGATGACAAGGGACAATCCTTTACTCATATCAAAGCAGTTGAAGCCTACATGAAAACAGGGACAGAATTGCCGGTCAATGTTAAATTCATTTTGGAAGGTGAGGAAGAGATTGGCTCGCCACACTTAATTCCATTTATAAAGGATCATAAAGGCCTGCTCTCTTGCGATATGGTTTTGATTTCGGATACGGCCATGTTTGGAGAGGATCAACCCTCAATTACCTATGGATTGAGAGGTCTTGCCTATTTAGAGATCGAAGTGACCGGTCCATACAGAGACCTGCATTCGGGAGTGTATGGCGGGGCTGTTCAAAATCCGGCTAACCTGTTGTGTGAAATGATTGCAAAGCTGAAAAACAGCGATGGGAAAATTAGTATACCGGGTTTTTATGATGATGTTGAACCATTGACCGATGAAGAGCGCGAGGTTATCCATGAACTTCCGTTTGATGAAGAAGAATTTAAAAAAAGTCTCAGCCTCAATGAGGTGGATGGCGAAGAGGGGTACAGTTCACACGAAAGAGCTACAGTTCGCCCCTCATTGGATGTAAACGGCTTGTGGAGTGGTTACCAGGGTGAAGGCGCAAAGACCGTTTTACCTTCAAATGCCGGTGCTAAAGTGAGCATGCGTTTGGTACCAAACCAGGATCCCAAGAAGGTAGCAAAGCAATTTACTGAATACATACACTCTCTCACCCCCAATACGGTAGAAGTGGAGGTGATGGAGCATCACGGCGGGCATCCCATTGTAATTGACCTGGACTTTTACGGGTTGAAGGCCGCTGCAAAAGCGTTTGAAGATGTATATCAAAAAGAGGTGCTTTTCTCAAGAGAAGGCGGTTCAATTCCAATCGTGGCTGACTTTAAAAAGGTATTGGGAGTCAATTCTATATTGATGGGTTTTGGCCTCACAAAAGATGCCCTGCATTCACCAAATGAAAGTTTTTCTCTGAAAGATTTCCATCGCGGTATTAAAACCTCGGCGAGATTTTTTGAGATTCTGCCGGATTTTGTGGAGTGA
- the panD gene encoding aspartate 1-decarboxylase, giving the protein MKLSMFKSKLHQMKVTEANLMYEGSITIDEDLLDMANILPYEKVSVVNITNGSRLETYTIPGERGSRICCMNGAAARLTQVNDRIIVISFAQMEPEEAKNHKPTVVIVDEKNEPQKILEQNVHGKSFDLESGLVESSN; this is encoded by the coding sequence ATGAAACTTTCGATGTTTAAATCCAAATTACACCAGATGAAGGTCACTGAGGCCAACCTCATGTACGAGGGCAGCATCACGATTGATGAAGATCTGTTGGATATGGCAAACATTCTTCCATACGAAAAGGTCTCAGTGGTTAATATCACGAATGGTTCCAGGTTGGAAACGTACACGATTCCCGGCGAGAGAGGCAGCCGAATTTGCTGCATGAACGGTGCAGCCGCACGCCTGACACAAGTAAATGACCGAATTATTGTAATTTCATTTGCACAGATGGAGCCTGAGGAAGCAAAAAATCACAAACCGACTGTGGTTATTGTAGATGAGAAGAATGAACCTCAAAAAATTCTCGAACAAAACGTACATGGAAAATCATTCGATCTTGAAAGCGGTTTGGTTGAGTCATCTAATTAA
- the panC gene encoding pantoate--beta-alanine ligase, with product MDVFSEIDSIRSFIKERKTDGKTIGFVPTMGSLHEGHLSLMKLAQEKADEVIVSIYVNPEQFGPDEDFEEYPRELDTDLKKCQELGVSAVFTPTDQVMYGDTQYLRIEIDELNKYIDGGSRPGFFEGILLVVNKLFNIIEPDFAVFGQKDIQQFIILQQMVTEFNHGVKLVMGPIIRANDGLALSSRNAYLSKEERQKAPSLYRSLQYIEKQIAEGVSTPKLLLEHQKSELEAKGLEIDYLNVFDKKTLTPAETLTKNEQYIIAGAVWIGDTRLIDNILLEF from the coding sequence ATGGACGTATTCTCAGAAATTGATTCAATAAGATCATTCATCAAAGAAAGAAAGACAGATGGAAAAACAATTGGATTTGTGCCCACTATGGGTTCCCTTCACGAGGGTCACCTTTCCCTGATGAAGCTGGCCCAGGAAAAAGCAGATGAAGTGATTGTATCTATCTATGTGAATCCCGAACAGTTCGGACCGGATGAAGATTTTGAGGAATACCCGCGCGAACTGGATACTGATTTAAAAAAGTGCCAGGAACTGGGGGTCTCAGCGGTATTTACACCTACGGATCAGGTTATGTACGGCGATACACAGTACCTCAGAATTGAGATAGATGAATTGAACAAGTATATCGACGGCGGATCTCGACCCGGTTTTTTTGAAGGAATACTGTTGGTTGTCAATAAGTTGTTCAATATCATTGAGCCGGATTTTGCTGTATTCGGGCAGAAGGATATTCAACAGTTTATTATTCTTCAGCAGATGGTTACGGAATTTAATCACGGGGTTAAACTGGTAATGGGCCCGATTATTCGGGCTAATGACGGCCTGGCATTAAGCAGCAGAAATGCCTACCTGAGCAAAGAGGAACGACAAAAAGCTCCGAGTTTATACCGAAGTCTTCAATATATCGAAAAGCAGATTGCTGAAGGAGTGAGCACTCCAAAGCTTTTACTGGAACACCAGAAGAGTGAACTGGAAGCAAAAGGTTTAGAAATTGATTATCTTAATGTCTTTGATAAAAAAACGTTGACTCCGGCAGAAACGTTAACAAAAAATGAACAATACATCATAGCCGGTGCCGTATGGATAGGAGATACCCGGCTGATAGATAACATTCTGCTTGAATTTTAA
- a CDS encoding pyrroloquinoline quinone-dependent dehydrogenase: MALITKHNKEWRKRPACAGDDAVAQARTLAPSQLSFLVLLVFSFLLISCSSEFDEIGASEDWKVSLGDKYSSQYSRLDQINRENVSQLEVAWAYRSGDADTVANSQIQANPLIIDGTLYSTTPRLNVVALDASTGEQQWRFNPFPDTLEIQTWLNVNRGVSFWESGNDKRILFTAGPDLYALNAANGERVKSFGENGKASLKAGFQGRAEDLYVVTTSPGIVYEDLIIIGSRVSEGDDAAPGDIRAFNIRTGELEWTFHTIPHPGEFGYDTWEDPDAWKKIGGANSWAGMALDEERGIVYIPTGSASPDFYGGNRKGSNLFANSLLALDAATGERIWHYQTVHHDLWDRDLPSAPNLVTVTHNGEEIDAVSQTTKTGYIFLFDRETGEPLFPIEEVPVPAETNLEGEEVWPTQPRPTIPEPITRQHLPDSAINPYVSEEIQEDLKNQLQTLKRAHMYEPPSLEGTLMVPGYDGGAEWGGSAFDPETGILYVNSNEVPWTLTMVPAEAQAPGSAESSIAFGESTYMSYCIACHGPDREGTGNNPTLIGVEDLYSPEEILELINTGRRMMPGFNHLSEERKQSVVNFLLNETHFDVDLSSSDKQELTSESESSPYVMTGYNKFRTPEGYPASSPPWGTLNAINLNTGEYMWKIPFGEYPKLAEEGIPTTGTENYGGPVVTAGGVLFIAATLDEKIRAFDKETGELLWEYKLPVAGYATPSVYSVDGKQYVVIACGGGKLGTKSGDYYIAFTLPNS, from the coding sequence ATGGCCTTAATTACGAAACATAACAAGGAATGGCGCAAGCGTCCCGCTTGTGCCGGTGATGACGCTGTGGCACAAGCGAGGACGCTTGCGCCATCTCAACTAAGTTTTCTGGTTCTGCTTGTCTTCTCATTTTTGTTAATTTCGTGCAGCTCAGAATTCGACGAAATCGGTGCTTCAGAAGACTGGAAAGTTTCTCTGGGTGATAAATACAGCAGTCAGTATTCCCGGCTCGATCAGATTAACCGCGAAAATGTGAGTCAGCTTGAAGTTGCCTGGGCCTATCGCAGCGGTGATGCAGATACGGTTGCAAATTCTCAAATCCAGGCCAATCCGCTCATTATCGACGGAACTCTCTACTCCACCACTCCCCGATTGAATGTTGTTGCACTGGATGCTTCAACCGGGGAACAACAGTGGCGCTTCAATCCCTTTCCAGATACGCTTGAAATTCAAACCTGGCTGAATGTGAACCGTGGTGTTTCTTTTTGGGAGAGTGGCAACGATAAACGCATTCTTTTTACAGCCGGTCCCGATCTTTATGCACTGAATGCTGCCAATGGCGAACGGGTAAAATCATTTGGTGAGAATGGAAAAGCCAGCCTGAAAGCCGGATTCCAGGGACGGGCTGAAGATCTTTACGTGGTAACCACCTCACCGGGAATTGTTTATGAGGATCTGATCATCATAGGCTCACGCGTATCAGAAGGAGACGATGCAGCTCCCGGTGATATTCGCGCCTTTAACATTCGAACTGGCGAACTGGAGTGGACATTTCACACGATTCCGCATCCCGGGGAGTTTGGTTACGATACCTGGGAAGATCCCGATGCTTGGAAAAAAATAGGTGGCGCTAATAGCTGGGCGGGTATGGCTTTAGATGAGGAACGAGGAATTGTTTACATTCCCACCGGCTCTGCTTCCCCGGATTTCTACGGAGGAAACCGAAAGGGCTCGAACCTGTTTGCCAACTCACTACTGGCGCTGGATGCAGCTACAGGTGAACGAATTTGGCATTATCAAACCGTACATCACGATTTATGGGATCGTGATCTGCCATCTGCGCCCAACCTGGTTACCGTCACTCATAATGGCGAAGAGATTGATGCCGTATCTCAAACCACAAAAACAGGATATATCTTCCTTTTTGATCGTGAAACCGGAGAGCCGCTTTTTCCCATCGAAGAAGTTCCTGTTCCCGCAGAAACGAACCTGGAAGGCGAAGAAGTCTGGCCCACTCAGCCAAGGCCAACCATTCCTGAACCAATTACCCGGCAGCATCTGCCAGATTCGGCCATAAATCCTTACGTCTCTGAAGAAATCCAAGAGGATCTGAAAAATCAACTACAAACTCTTAAAAGAGCCCACATGTATGAGCCGCCCTCACTTGAAGGAACCCTGATGGTTCCCGGGTATGACGGCGGGGCTGAATGGGGCGGAAGTGCGTTCGACCCTGAAACCGGTATTCTATATGTAAACAGTAATGAAGTTCCGTGGACCCTCACGATGGTTCCGGCAGAAGCCCAAGCGCCCGGTTCAGCCGAAAGTTCCATCGCTTTTGGCGAGAGTACCTATATGAGTTACTGCATTGCATGCCACGGGCCTGACCGGGAAGGAACGGGAAATAATCCAACCCTGATCGGTGTCGAAGATCTCTACAGCCCGGAAGAAATACTTGAACTGATTAACACCGGCCGGCGGATGATGCCCGGATTTAATCACCTCTCGGAGGAAAGAAAACAATCGGTTGTCAACTTTCTACTCAACGAAACTCATTTTGATGTGGATTTGAGCAGCTCAGACAAACAGGAGTTAACAAGCGAATCAGAATCATCTCCATACGTAATGACCGGTTACAATAAATTTCGAACACCTGAGGGATATCCGGCCAGCAGCCCTCCCTGGGGTACTCTGAATGCCATCAATTTGAATACGGGTGAATATATGTGGAAAATTCCCTTTGGTGAATATCCGAAATTGGCTGAGGAGGGAATACCAACCACGGGAACTGAAAATTATGGAGGCCCGGTTGTAACAGCAGGCGGCGTGCTATTTATTGCAGCTACGCTTGATGAAAAAATTCGTGCGTTTGATAAAGAAACCGGCGAACTTTTATGGGAATACAAACTACCGGTTGCGGGTTATGCCACACCCAGTGTCTATTCTGTAGATGGCAAACAGTACGTGGTGATTGCCTGCGGAGGAGGAAAACTGGGAACCAAATCAGGAGATTACTACATCGCTTTTACCCTTCCAAATTCATAG
- the sucB gene encoding 2-oxoglutarate dehydrogenase, E2 component, dihydrolipoamide succinyltransferase, whose protein sequence is MAKVEVEMPQMGESVMEGTVIEWKKKVGDAVEVDETLLEIATDKVDTEVPSPEAGVLVEILVEEDETVEVGQAIAVIDTEGEPFDSSDDSASDDETADSDETEESDEAAEEKEETAEESNETEEKKSSEEPEDTEDSSNGEDEGERIEVEMPQMGESVMEGTVIEWAKAVGDKVEVDETLLEIATDKVDTEVPSPSEGYLAEILVEEGDTVEVGQTIAIITTGKPSGASKSSAKKDESEDAKRSKKASASNGTAKKSGEATEDTASKPQRKGSDGRFYSPLVRSIASEEGISQEELESIEGSGKDGRVSKEDILAYVEDKKAGKIESPSAAKGKEKIAKAAEKAGEKGKISAGELDVHRPQENVEIIKMDRMRKVIADHMVRSKQTSAHVTTFSDVDVSKIVKWREANKKKFYDQTGVKLTYTPIFIEAFIQAIGEFPLINSSVDGDEIHLKKDINFGIAVALGEGGKGGLIVPVIKQAQNKNLAGIAKSVHDLANKARNRDLNPDDLVGGTITLTNYGSVGNLMGTPIINQPQVAILGTGVIEKRPVVLETDQGDVIAIRHKMYLSMSYDHRIIDGAHGGAFMSRVKDLLENFDTDRAI, encoded by the coding sequence ATGGCAAAGGTTGAAGTTGAGATGCCCCAAATGGGCGAGTCTGTAATGGAGGGAACCGTTATTGAATGGAAAAAAAAGGTGGGAGATGCAGTTGAGGTAGATGAAACTCTCCTGGAAATTGCCACCGACAAAGTGGATACCGAAGTCCCTTCGCCTGAAGCCGGTGTATTGGTAGAAATTTTAGTTGAAGAAGATGAGACCGTAGAGGTGGGCCAGGCCATTGCCGTCATTGATACAGAGGGAGAGCCTTTTGATAGCAGTGATGATTCTGCCTCAGATGATGAGACTGCGGATAGTGATGAGACTGAAGAAAGTGATGAAGCAGCAGAGGAGAAAGAAGAAACCGCAGAAGAATCAAACGAAACAGAAGAGAAGAAGTCATCAGAAGAGCCCGAGGATACAGAAGATTCTTCCAACGGCGAAGATGAAGGAGAACGTATTGAAGTAGAGATGCCGCAGATGGGAGAATCTGTGATGGAAGGTACTGTTATTGAATGGGCCAAAGCAGTGGGCGATAAAGTAGAAGTGGATGAAACTCTCCTGGAGATTGCCACCGACAAAGTGGATACCGAAGTTCCATCTCCCTCAGAAGGATATCTTGCAGAAATTTTAGTTGAAGAGGGCGATACCGTTGAAGTCGGGCAAACGATTGCAATCATTACCACCGGCAAACCATCGGGTGCTTCAAAATCATCAGCGAAGAAAGATGAAAGCGAAGATGCGAAAAGATCTAAAAAAGCATCCGCCAGTAATGGTACGGCTAAAAAGTCGGGAGAAGCGACTGAAGACACTGCTTCGAAACCACAGCGAAAAGGATCCGACGGCAGGTTCTACTCGCCACTTGTACGATCTATAGCGAGTGAGGAAGGCATTAGCCAGGAAGAGCTTGAATCTATCGAAGGAAGTGGTAAAGACGGGCGGGTCTCAAAAGAGGATATCCTCGCTTACGTGGAGGATAAAAAAGCCGGTAAGATTGAATCACCCTCTGCCGCAAAAGGAAAAGAAAAAATTGCTAAAGCAGCCGAAAAAGCCGGGGAGAAAGGAAAAATTTCGGCCGGAGAATTGGATGTGCATCGACCACAAGAGAATGTTGAAATTATAAAAATGGACCGCATGCGCAAAGTGATAGCCGATCACATGGTGCGTTCCAAGCAAACCTCGGCCCATGTTACCACTTTTAGCGATGTTGATGTTAGCAAGATTGTGAAATGGCGCGAAGCCAACAAAAAGAAGTTTTACGATCAAACCGGTGTAAAACTCACCTACACTCCGATCTTTATTGAAGCTTTTATCCAGGCAATCGGTGAGTTCCCACTGATTAACAGTTCGGTTGACGGCGATGAAATACATCTCAAAAAAGATATCAACTTTGGGATTGCGGTTGCACTGGGCGAAGGCGGCAAAGGCGGTTTGATTGTTCCTGTGATAAAACAGGCTCAAAACAAAAACCTGGCCGGTATTGCAAAGTCCGTTCACGATCTTGCCAATAAAGCACGAAACAGAGATCTGAATCCTGATGATCTCGTAGGCGGAACCATTACACTCACAAATTATGGAAGTGTTGGCAACCTGATGGGAACCCCCATTATCAATCAGCCACAAGTTGCTATTTTAGGAACCGGTGTGATTGAGAAACGACCCGTGGTTCTCGAAACCGACCAGGGAGATGTAATTGCCATCCGCCACAAGATGTATCTCTCCATGAGTTACGACCACCGAATTATTGACGGAGCCCACGGCGGTGCATTTATGAGCCGGGTAAAAGATCTGCTCGAAAACTTCGATACCGACCGGGCTATTTAA